The following proteins come from a genomic window of Bactrocera dorsalis isolate Fly_Bdor chromosome 6, ASM2337382v1, whole genome shotgun sequence:
- the LOC125779682 gene encoding uncharacterized protein LOC125779682, protein MTVCTYNFIWVRRQGSRLQHAGVLSQVPYQSAKEVVSKMQGENVPSKKGPSVQTGIDRYINVKRKLSPIKTAVNTKKFQAGTPNSKKPEILNGNRFALLSKEPNDEAKGTTTVVNAKPPPIYLRERSSNALVSKLSNIIDTNNFHIVPLKKGNIDETKIQTYTEKSFMDIVKFLSDNKKNYYSYQLKSSKGLVVVIKGIESSVDSNDVKEALEEGGFSIK, encoded by the exons ATGACTGTGTGCACg TACAATTTTATATGGGTACGTCGTCAAGGTAGTCGTCTACAGCACGCCGGCGTTTTAAGTCAAGTGCCCTACCAATCTGCAAAAGAAGTTGTTTCA aaaatgcaaggtgagaatgtaccaagcaaaaaaggGCCATCAGTTCAGACTGGTATTGATCGCTACATTAATGTAAAAAGGAAATTGAGTCCTATTAAAACAGCggtcaataccaaaaaatttcaagcaggCACACCAAACAGTAAAAAGCCAGAAATTcttaatggcaacagatttgccttattAAGCAAAGAGCCTAACGACGAAGCAAAGGGTACCACCACGGTCGTGAATGCCAAACCCCCTCCAATCTATTTGCGTGAGCGTAGCTCAAATGCGCTTGTTTCCAAATTGAGCAATATAATagacacaaacaattttcacattgtgcctttgaaaaaaggtaacatagatgaaactaaaattcaaacatacactgaaaaaagtttcatggatattGTAAAATTCCTATCAgataataaaaagaattactactcttaccaactgaagagctcaaaaggcctagttgttgtaataaaaggtatagagtcttcggtagactctaacgacgttaaagaagcactagaagaaggtggttttagcattaaa